One genomic window of Thermoanaerobaculum aquaticum includes the following:
- the lon gene encoding endopeptidase La yields MQDIKREWLPVVPLRDMVVFPGMKAAFVVGRPGSVAALKRAIEEKDKRLFLVTQKDPQQDEPGPNDVFEVGVIATILQHVTFPNGTIKVGVEGLMRGKWQELREREGVGFEAEVIPIPPKRVQDPRVSRYMAQLTGLFQNYARLSQQIGTEGVLADLQTEDPERFADAMASVLAISTQEKQDLLATINPLERLEKLNDILDLEIEKLNIDRRLNAKVKKQMEKAQREYYLSEKIKAINEELGRTDTKEELEELAKKIEQAGMPPEVKEKAMAELKRLEGMAPMSAEATVSRTYIDWLLAVPWKKASKEIRDIKRAEQVLNEDHYGLEKVKERILEFLAVRQLVKKPKGTILCFVGPPGVGKTSLAKSIARATGRKFVRLSLGGVRDEAEIRGHRRTYIGAFPGQIIQMMKKAGTVNPVFLLDEVDKLASDFRGDPAAALLEALDPEQNHAFLDHYLDVEYDLSKVFFICTANVTHTIPPALLDRMEVIHLSGYTHQEKLHIAQEFLIKKQIEAQGLSKYKVRFTDEAIKLLIERYTREAGVRNLEREIGSICRKLAREVLAKKLPAGTELVVTEERVGELLGKPRFRVSRAEKQSQIGVATGLAWTEVGGEILATEVTLMKGKGNLTLTGQLGDVMQESARAALSYVRSRAVALPIPADFFEQHDIHIHVPEGAIPKDGPSAGITMATALLSAVAGVKVRQDIAMTGEITLRGKVLPVGGIKDKVLAAYRAGITEVILPQENEKDLEEIPEEVKSVMQFHLVSHMDDLLPLVLDGPLPAATGGTSEQARGDASAVPAH; encoded by the coding sequence ATGCAGGACATCAAAAGAGAGTGGCTTCCTGTAGTCCCGTTGAGGGACATGGTGGTGTTCCCCGGGATGAAGGCGGCGTTTGTGGTGGGGCGCCCGGGGTCGGTAGCCGCCCTCAAGCGCGCCATCGAGGAAAAGGACAAGCGGCTGTTTTTGGTCACGCAAAAGGATCCCCAGCAAGATGAGCCTGGTCCCAACGACGTTTTCGAGGTAGGGGTCATCGCCACCATCCTCCAGCACGTGACGTTCCCCAACGGCACCATCAAGGTGGGCGTGGAAGGGCTCATGCGCGGCAAGTGGCAGGAGCTGCGGGAGCGGGAGGGCGTGGGCTTTGAGGCCGAGGTAATCCCCATCCCCCCCAAGCGCGTGCAGGACCCCCGGGTTTCCCGCTACATGGCCCAGCTCACCGGGCTTTTCCAAAACTACGCCCGGCTTTCCCAGCAAATTGGCACGGAAGGGGTGCTGGCCGATCTGCAAACCGAAGACCCCGAGCGCTTTGCTGACGCCATGGCCTCGGTGTTGGCCATTTCCACTCAGGAAAAGCAGGACCTTTTGGCCACCATCAACCCCCTGGAGCGCCTGGAAAAGCTCAACGACATCCTGGATTTGGAAATCGAAAAGCTCAACATTGACCGCCGGCTCAACGCCAAGGTCAAAAAGCAAATGGAAAAGGCCCAGCGGGAGTACTACCTCTCGGAAAAGATCAAGGCCATCAACGAGGAGCTGGGGCGCACTGACACCAAAGAGGAGCTGGAGGAGCTGGCCAAGAAGATTGAGCAAGCGGGCATGCCGCCGGAGGTCAAGGAAAAGGCCATGGCCGAGCTCAAGCGCCTGGAGGGCATGGCCCCCATGTCGGCGGAAGCCACCGTGTCCCGCACCTACATTGACTGGCTTTTGGCGGTGCCGTGGAAGAAGGCCAGCAAGGAAATCCGCGACATCAAGCGGGCGGAGCAGGTCCTCAACGAGGACCACTACGGTCTGGAAAAGGTCAAAGAGCGCATCCTGGAGTTTTTGGCGGTGCGCCAGCTGGTGAAGAAGCCCAAGGGCACGATCCTGTGCTTTGTGGGCCCGCCGGGGGTGGGCAAGACCTCCCTGGCTAAATCCATTGCCCGGGCCACGGGGCGTAAGTTCGTGCGGCTTTCCCTGGGTGGCGTGCGGGATGAGGCGGAAATCCGGGGGCACCGGCGTACCTACATTGGTGCCTTCCCCGGCCAAATCATCCAAATGATGAAGAAAGCCGGCACCGTCAACCCGGTGTTCCTCCTGGACGAGGTGGACAAGCTGGCTTCGGATTTCCGCGGGGACCCGGCCGCTGCCCTTCTGGAAGCCTTGGACCCCGAGCAAAACCATGCGTTTTTGGATCACTACCTGGACGTGGAGTACGATTTGTCCAAGGTGTTTTTCATCTGCACGGCCAACGTCACCCACACCATCCCGCCGGCACTTCTGGACCGCATGGAGGTGATCCACCTTTCCGGCTACACCCATCAGGAAAAGCTCCACATTGCCCAAGAGTTTCTGATCAAAAAGCAAATCGAAGCGCAGGGTTTGTCCAAGTACAAGGTGCGCTTCACCGACGAGGCCATCAAGCTGCTCATCGAGCGCTACACCCGGGAGGCCGGGGTGCGCAACCTGGAGCGGGAAATTGGCTCCATTTGCCGCAAGCTGGCCCGGGAGGTGCTGGCCAAGAAGCTGCCAGCGGGCACGGAGCTGGTGGTTACCGAGGAGCGCGTGGGCGAGCTTTTGGGCAAACCGCGCTTCCGGGTAAGCCGGGCGGAAAAGCAAAGCCAAATTGGTGTAGCCACCGGCCTGGCGTGGACGGAAGTGGGCGGTGAAATCCTGGCCACCGAGGTAACGCTCATGAAGGGGAAGGGCAACCTTACCCTCACCGGCCAGTTGGGCGACGTCATGCAGGAGTCGGCCCGGGCGGCGCTTTCCTACGTGCGCTCGCGGGCGGTGGCTTTGCCCATTCCTGCCGATTTCTTCGAGCAGCACGACATTCACATTCACGTGCCTGAAGGGGCCATCCCAAAGGACGGACCCTCCGCGGGGATCACCATGGCTACAGCTCTTCTTTCGGCTGTGGCCGGCGTTAAGGTGCGGCAGGACATCGCCATGACCGGGGAAATCACCCTGCGGGGCAAGGTTTTGCCGGTGGGTGGCATTAAGGACAAGGTGCTGGCCGCCTACCGGGCTGGCATTACCGAGGTGATCCTCCCCCAGGAAAACGAAAAGGACCTGGAGGAAATCCCGGAGGAGGTGAAGTCGGTGATGCAGTTTCACCTGGTGTCGCATATGGACGATCTCTTGCCCCTGGTGTTGGACGGTCCGCTCCCTGCCGCTACCGGTGGGACCAGCGAGCAAGCCAGGGGTGATGCTTCGGCGGTACCCGCGCATTAG
- the yihA gene encoding ribosome biogenesis GTP-binding protein YihA/YsxC, with protein sequence MLASLRACVADFRQGPREPWPQVAFAGRSNVGKSSLLNALFGQKLAQVSKTPGKTRTLNYYLVNNRCFFVDLPGYGFAAVAKSERESWGRNVTDYIVHEERLKLVVALVDPRVPTSPLDQALLALCREAARPVLVVLTKADALSRGALAAERLRVQRDLQLEDLPLVFSAKSGEGKRELLKAIAERLPTPLFG encoded by the coding sequence GTGCTTGCGAGCCTTCGCGCCTGCGTTGCGGATTTTCGCCAGGGACCTCGCGAGCCCTGGCCGCAGGTGGCGTTTGCGGGGCGCTCCAATGTGGGAAAGTCTAGCCTCCTCAACGCGCTTTTCGGGCAGAAGCTGGCGCAGGTCAGCAAGACCCCAGGCAAAACCCGCACCCTCAACTACTACCTGGTCAACAACCGCTGCTTTTTCGTTGACCTCCCGGGTTACGGCTTTGCCGCGGTGGCCAAAAGCGAACGGGAAAGCTGGGGTCGCAACGTGACCGACTACATCGTGCACGAAGAGCGCTTGAAGCTGGTGGTAGCCCTGGTGGATCCCCGGGTGCCCACCTCGCCTTTAGATCAAGCTCTGTTGGCCCTGTGCCGGGAGGCCGCCAGGCCGGTGCTGGTGGTGCTGACCAAGGCCGATGCCTTAAGCCGGGGGGCCCTGGCGGCCGAAAGGCTGAGGGTGCAGAGGGATCTCCAGTTGGAAGATTTGCCGTTGGTGTTCTCGGCGAAAAGCGGGGAAGGCAAGCGAGAGCTTCTCAAAGCCATTGCTGAGCGGCTTCCAACGCCGCTTTTTGGATAA
- the rho gene encoding transcription termination factor Rho has product MAQDDKVNTSRRGRRRREESNPEGLPVVVEDEALEAEAASEGGERLNIRTLQDMSIGQLTDIARELGVENPAGMRKQELIFKILQAQTEREGLIFGEGVLEILPDGYGFLRAPDYNYLPGPDDIYVSPSQIRRFNLRTGDTVSGQIRPPREGERYFALIKVEAVNFEPPEVAQEKILFDNLTPLYPMERINLELEGNMTCRVMNLLTPIGKGQRGLIVAPPRTGKTMMLQAIANAITTNHPEIVLIVLLIDERPEEVTDMQRSVKGEVISSTFDEPAYRHVQVAEMVLEKAKRLVEHKRDVVILLDSITRLARAYNTVVPPSGKVLSGGVDSNALQKPKRFFGAARNIEEGGSLTIIGTALIDTGSRMDDVIFEEFKGTGNMEVHLDRKLVEKRIFPAIDINKSGTRKEELLLDPWELKRVWVLRKVLTPLSTVEAMELLLERLERTRTNREFLESMSQGG; this is encoded by the coding sequence ATGGCTCAAGACGACAAAGTCAACACCTCCCGGCGGGGCCGCCGTCGGCGGGAAGAGTCCAACCCTGAAGGGCTTCCGGTGGTGGTGGAGGACGAGGCCTTAGAGGCCGAGGCTGCCTCCGAGGGCGGGGAAAGGCTCAACATCCGCACCTTGCAGGACATGTCCATCGGCCAGCTCACCGACATTGCCCGCGAGCTGGGGGTGGAAAACCCGGCGGGGATGCGCAAGCAGGAGCTCATCTTCAAAATCCTGCAAGCGCAGACCGAGCGGGAGGGGCTGATCTTTGGGGAAGGCGTTTTGGAAATCCTGCCCGATGGCTACGGTTTCCTCCGCGCCCCCGACTACAACTACCTCCCCGGTCCCGACGACATTTACGTGTCCCCTTCGCAAATCCGCCGGTTCAACCTGCGTACCGGCGATACGGTCTCGGGGCAAATTAGGCCCCCGCGGGAAGGGGAGCGGTACTTTGCGCTCATCAAGGTGGAGGCGGTGAACTTTGAGCCGCCGGAGGTGGCGCAGGAGAAGATCCTCTTTGACAACCTCACGCCCCTCTACCCCATGGAGCGCATCAACCTGGAGCTGGAGGGGAACATGACCTGCCGGGTCATGAACCTCCTTACCCCCATCGGCAAGGGCCAGCGCGGCCTCATCGTGGCCCCACCCCGCACCGGTAAGACCATGATGCTCCAGGCCATTGCCAACGCCATCACCACCAACCACCCGGAAATCGTGCTTATCGTGCTGTTGATTGACGAGCGCCCGGAAGAGGTGACGGACATGCAGCGCTCGGTGAAGGGTGAGGTCATCTCCTCCACCTTTGACGAACCTGCTTACCGTCATGTGCAGGTGGCGGAAATGGTGCTGGAGAAAGCCAAGAGGCTGGTGGAGCACAAGCGGGACGTGGTGATCCTCCTGGACTCCATCACCCGCCTCGCCCGGGCCTACAACACCGTGGTTCCCCCTTCGGGCAAGGTGCTTTCCGGTGGTGTGGACTCCAACGCCCTGCAAAAGCCCAAGCGCTTTTTCGGTGCGGCCCGCAATATCGAAGAGGGCGGCTCCCTCACCATCATCGGCACCGCCCTTATTGACACCGGCTCGCGCATGGATGACGTGATCTTCGAGGAGTTCAAGGGCACCGGCAACATGGAGGTGCACCTCGACCGCAAGCTGGTGGAAAAGCGCATCTTCCCCGCCATTGATATCAACAAATCGGGAACCCGCAAGGAAGAGCTGCTTTTGGATCCTTGGGAGCTGAAGCGCGTGTGGGTCCTGCGCAAGGTTCTCACCCCCCTGTCCACTGTGGAGGCCATGGAGCTGCTCCTGGAGCGGTTGGAGCGCACCCGCACCAACCGTGAGTTTTTGGAGTCCATGTCCCAGGGGGGCTAA
- a CDS encoding menaquinone biosynthetic enzyme MqnA/MqnD family protein produces the protein MPPVAIVGVKFLNARPLLAGLEAGLPAPVPYTFSVAEPARCADLLREGQAQVGLVPVGALPQLPGIVAYPNLGIAARCETTSVLLVSRVPLAKVRVLAAHTASRTSVVLARLLLKAKYGVAPQVVPANPPVEAMLARAEAAVVIGDPAMAVDGAAGLYRCDLAAEWMAWRGKPFVFAVWGLRPPAGDAVLPLLEASYRFARQHWEELLPQWAAAHGASLARTRDYLERRLHFQLGEEERQAVEEFLKLAAESGLVPQREGGIWHG, from the coding sequence TTGCCGCCGGTAGCCATCGTTGGCGTCAAGTTCTTAAACGCCCGACCGCTGTTGGCGGGGCTGGAGGCTGGGCTACCTGCCCCCGTTCCCTACACCTTTTCGGTGGCTGAGCCAGCCCGCTGCGCCGACCTGCTGCGGGAAGGGCAGGCCCAGGTGGGGTTGGTGCCGGTGGGGGCCCTCCCCCAGCTACCGGGGATCGTGGCCTACCCCAACCTGGGCATTGCCGCTCGTTGCGAAACCACCTCAGTGCTCCTGGTTTCCCGGGTGCCGCTTGCCAAGGTGCGGGTGCTGGCGGCGCATACCGCTTCCCGCACCTCGGTGGTTTTAGCTCGCCTGTTGCTCAAAGCCAAATACGGCGTGGCACCGCAGGTGGTTCCTGCCAACCCACCGGTGGAGGCCATGCTGGCTCGAGCGGAAGCCGCGGTGGTAATTGGCGACCCGGCCATGGCGGTGGACGGAGCCGCGGGGCTATACCGCTGCGATTTGGCGGCGGAATGGATGGCGTGGCGGGGGAAGCCCTTTGTCTTTGCGGTGTGGGGTTTAAGGCCCCCGGCGGGTGACGCGGTGCTCCCGCTGTTGGAGGCCTCCTACCGCTTTGCGCGCCAGCACTGGGAAGAGCTCCTGCCCCAGTGGGCTGCCGCCCACGGGGCCAGCCTCGCCCGTACCCGGGACTATTTGGAGCGGCGTTTGCATTTTCAGCTTGGGGAGGAGGAGCGGCAAGCGGTGGAGGAGTTCCTAAAGCTGGCGGCCGAAAGCGGCCTCGTTCCCCAGCGAGAAGGGGGTATTTGGCATGGGTAG
- the mqnC gene encoding cyclic dehypoxanthinyl futalosine synthase, whose amino-acid sequence MGRVASILERAESGARLSGEELLVLFHEAPLHDLGQAASAVRFRHNPEPVVTYIIDRNINYTNVCVYRCKFCAFYRKPADPDAYVLPFSELAKKVEETVAAGGTGILLQGGVHPSLRLDFYEGMLRFLRDRFPQVHLHAFSAPEVAFLSRVHKLPVREVIARLKDAGLASIPGGGAEILEDETRKRIWSHAKASTAEWLEVHREAHALGLRTTATMMFGVGEDYQARVEHLLRVRELQDQTGGFTAFIPWTFQEENTALEGQVDTSGGYDYLRTLAISRLALDNFQHVQGSWLTQGTKIGQLSLFFGADDLGSIMLEENVVAAAGVYNRLDQQTMEFLIRDAGFTPKRRRTLYEPI is encoded by the coding sequence ATGGGTAGGGTGGCTTCCATCCTGGAGCGGGCCGAAAGCGGGGCGCGGTTAAGCGGCGAGGAGCTTCTGGTCCTCTTTCACGAGGCCCCGCTCCACGATTTGGGGCAGGCAGCCTCGGCGGTGCGCTTCCGGCACAACCCCGAGCCGGTGGTCACCTACATCATTGACCGCAACATCAACTACACCAACGTTTGCGTGTACCGTTGCAAGTTCTGCGCTTTTTACCGCAAGCCTGCGGATCCCGATGCTTACGTCCTGCCGTTTTCCGAGCTGGCCAAAAAGGTGGAGGAAACCGTCGCGGCGGGTGGCACCGGCATCCTCCTCCAGGGTGGGGTTCACCCCTCCTTGCGCTTGGACTTTTACGAAGGGATGCTGCGCTTCTTGCGGGACCGTTTCCCGCAGGTCCACCTTCACGCCTTTTCCGCTCCCGAAGTGGCCTTCTTATCCCGGGTTCACAAGCTGCCGGTGCGCGAGGTCATCGCCCGGCTCAAAGACGCGGGGCTAGCCTCCATTCCAGGAGGTGGCGCCGAGATCCTGGAAGACGAAACCCGCAAGCGCATTTGGTCCCACGCCAAAGCCTCTACGGCCGAATGGCTGGAGGTCCACCGGGAAGCCCACGCTTTGGGCTTGCGCACCACCGCCACCATGATGTTTGGCGTGGGGGAGGACTACCAGGCGCGGGTGGAACACCTCCTGCGGGTGCGGGAGCTGCAGGACCAAACTGGGGGCTTCACCGCCTTTATCCCGTGGACGTTTCAAGAGGAAAACACCGCCCTGGAGGGGCAGGTGGACACCTCCGGCGGCTACGACTACTTGCGCACCCTGGCCATCAGCCGGCTGGCGTTGGACAACTTCCAGCACGTGCAAGGCTCGTGGCTCACCCAGGGCACCAAGATTGGCCAGCTTTCGCTTTTCTTTGGTGCCGATGACCTGGGTTCCATCATGCTGGAGGAAAACGTGGTGGCCGCGGCGGGGGTTTACAACCGCCTGGATCAGCAAACCATGGAGTTTTTAATCCGCGACGCCGGCTTCACCCCCAAGCGCC